Within the Cydia pomonella isolate Wapato2018A chromosome 3, ilCydPomo1, whole genome shotgun sequence genome, the region aatcagaATCATACCTGACCGCAGATCGCACGTTCCGTTTTTCTGAGCTTAGAATCGCCAGTGCTTGGTAAGAGTTTGGAATTACAACCCTACTGACATAATCTGTTTGTCAACAACTTCGCTTGGTCCTGAAGATCATGCAATAGttaaaaaacaacgggttgcactccaggagtgccggcagaagtgaacacttgaatattaacgttgtgcatttttgatattttgcaattattagggaataattttgcacgaattgctttaattatcagtataaaagtactaatatttatgtggtaaaatacaatattcatttattgcgctatcgtacataCACAGACatgacaatttattttacatttttaacaataaaaagtttatctctcataaaaatcaacttccatccataatttcaacaaCTCTACTGgtttcaatgacattgtaacagtttttcgatcaggtcacgtgtccgtcttacgaattttaaatctgtcgaatctgtcggtcacgtgacctgacgcgagtttaacattttttccccattacaaaaagtgcacatcgccactaaagaagttttcacttcaaaaagtttttgttaattttagtctctttggtatggtgaaaaagtgaaataaaatttataaatatgcaTTATGTTTGCATAATGCcagatcaaaaaaaaaacgaaagaaaacaaAGGTCTTACATTGTCATCATGTTCAAAATATCATGATACTCGTAACATTGAAGAGAATTTGTTGCCTAAGTAAAAAGCATCATATTATAAACATTGTTATGAGATTGCGATGTGGGTTTATTCAGGCGCTAAAGTGTTATTATAGTCGTAGCTGGCAGAGATGATCGAGGTAGCAAAACAATGCAATTAATGGCTATTGGTGTATTTTTCCAAACTACCACAATCCAAAACAGTAGTACTTTGCCTTTACGGCACTACCTAAAAGTTATGGCGCCattgctcgaaacgatgctgctatcgATACCTtaggcctttgatctattagatggcgcaacttttttaatatttaacaaatttaactcatatcagtaaaatcataaagatcaaagtcaaaaggcgttctaaaagttttaatgtgTTTTCTTAGACAATACACCTTTATTTCTAATTGTCTTTGCTTCAACTCAAAAAGGTAGTCTAGTAGGTAGTTTTGTCTTAGTTTTGTCTATTCCGTCGCTCCTACTACCAAATTTTTAGCCACATGACGTTGTTGTATGAGAGATAATAATACACTTGATTAATTTAGCATCTCACTACTCTCTGATGTAAGACATAGGTTTGGGGTGGAAGAGATCCAAAATTTCAGCAATGAAAGTTGGCCAAAATTAAGATATTCGGACGAATAGCTGAgccaaaaattataataacaaataagaaATTTTAAGATTTGCGCCTCATATTCTGaatatattactttatttaatattaatactaagTACTAATGATAAAAACcttattaaatgtattaaaagacGAATGCAACGATTTAGAAAATGGAGAAAAATAATCAAAAGGAACGTATTATCGACAGTGGAAATGAGTTTCTGAAGTAGTCGcagaactaaataaaatatgaggCGATAACAGTTTCAACGTGTTTAagttttacgtattttatagtGCAATGAAATGCGTGAGATTTGACATGTTACATTTTAAGGTAAGTTTAGTAGTTTGGGATATCTAGCTGATTTATTTTGATTCAACTATGCGAAGGAGATTTTAGCAATGtaggtatgttttatttttgagttGCACGTCTCGTTAAAACTATTAACCCCCTTTTTGATGTCATAACTGACTTtaaaaaaggcattaaaataaatatttttttcaattcaatttcaattcattAGTTGATTTCCGAAATTCATTGGTGTAGCTAAATAAATATCTtcatgaaattttttttttgcttttttagaatgccgtaaaaccacccaactatagtacCCACCCACCCAACTataatactgcaactatggtccacaagttcaaaaggaaattaagtatctataccaatgttacCAAtgtacgaccggtttggcctagtgggtagtgaccctgcctacgaagctgatggtcccgggttcaaatcctgataagggcatttgttcgtgtgatgagcatgtatatttgttcgtgagtcatgggtgttttctatatatttaagtatttataaatatttatatattatatatatcgttgtctaagtaccctcaacacaagccttattgagcttactgtgggacttagtcaatttgtgtaataatgtcctataaatataatgttccttgtggtttactcctagttttaccttccatttataaacatactttgccttagaactacaaaaatatagtaaaatacacacctgaacgagaaaaattgagtttatttgtggaccatagttgggagctttggactatagttgggtggttttacggtgcGTGATTAACATCCTTGGGGTTCTTCATTAGACTCATGAGCAAGTTGCCtatgtgtacctacctattaaaatCTTATCTGAATCGTAAGATTGGCCTGGATTCTTAAACCTATGCTGGTgccataattatgtaaaatacttTTACCGGCTAATCCTATTACCCAATAAAATGGCATCTCTTCGGTTGCTAATTAAGTACACTCGGGCCCCAGGTtacgctcccgccatctgtattccctgataaatatgacctcgggctctttaaagcaagagtagCCTCGCcagttcagtagtagcctataaCTACTACTGAACCGGCGAGGTCCATCTCGattagtttataataaaaagtacattGTAAACTCCATAATGATTCACTCCCTATAACGTCGAGATATGTTGACTATAGTTGGTTtactttagtattaatttcTCTCTATATAACGAAAACTCTCTATAGCGTTAAAAACGTCCGGTCCCTTGATTGTCGCTATACAGCGTTTACACTGTATTTAACCAGCAATAACTTTGCTTAGCTGTGCGTAATAAAATGATTACTATTGTTTCAGATTTTCCTTCTGTTTATGATACCATTAACTGTCCAGTCGTACAACAGGCGAGCTCCACCAGAAAAGAGtactattaatttaaataattcatacATATTGGAAGGTCAGAGGTCTGGTGGGGTGATAACAATTGATTTTGCTCAGAGCAAGAGACCCAGTATGATGTATCCGCACAATTGCTTCTTTCATCGCGGTGTTcctcttaatttaaataataaaataaatacgttatagGACATAAAATTACGCAAATTGATCAATTccacaacgatatatgtataatacatacaatatttataaatacttcaatatatgtatagacatacacccatgactcgggaacaaatatccgtgtgctcatcacacaaataaatgcccttaccaggatatgaGTCCGGGACCACtggattcataggcagggtcactacctactaggccagacaggctttactttacttaataaatacCCGAAAACTAAGTTTTCGCTTTAGTTTTATAGTCAAATAAATAACCAACAGGTGTATGCTGGATagatatagaaaaaaatactgtcATTATTTTGCTGTTACCTAGACAAGTGCGACTATGAAGGTATTGTTACACATCTATGCAATAACATGCTAAAAAGCCTGCTTATGAGTATGCTTATAAACTGTTTACATTAGTTATTTGCCACTAAAAAGTAGCACATCCTAAATGCACATGCTAGTAGCATTGGCTCAATAGTAGCATGCTTTCATGCTAATAGTAACTAGCATGTGTAACAGTACCTTCACACTATATCTGTAAAGGTTgacatcttcctcgcgttgtcccggcattttgccacggctcataggagcctggagtccgcttaaCATTTAATCCCCAAGATTGGCgtagcactagtttttacgagtCGAGAGttagcgactgccatctgaccttccaacccagagggtaaactaggccttattgggatcagtccggtttccacacgacgtttttccttcaccgaaaagcgactggtatacaaatgatatttcgttcataagttccgaaaaacttattgataCGGGCCGGGAtttgagcccgcgacctccgaattgcaagCTCTTACCggtaggctaccagcgcttttGACATTATAATCCAATATAAAAGGAAAAGAGAAAATACTTAGCAAATTATACTACTGCAAAAACCTGTGAAGTACCTCGTGTTCATAGGATGTAGAATGTATTATGCTCTATTGTTTATCATTCGTTATTTACAGAAATCACTAAGCCCTTCAGTATGCCAGATAACATTAACATAGACTTGGCTAATCAACTGAAAGTCCCGAACAAGGCATTCTGCGAGAAGATGGCTCTAAGCGACGCCGATTTCTTCATGGTGATGCCGTGGTGGTACCACTATTGCGAAGGTCTGAAAGAAAAAGAAGAGAAAAATACGAATCAGAAAGTCAGATTCCTCAGGCCATACCAGAAAGTCTTGCATGAGGTGCAGGATTATAAAAGGAAGCAGAGAATTTGGAACGAAGTTGCATCTATTTTACGGCCTGCAAGACTATAAATAGAAAAGGATGATTCGTTAAAACGAgatgtattgttttattaaaatttgagTATAACGAGTAGGTAGATTAACTTTAATGGCGTTTTTAAAGTCTGGTTGATTCCCATATAAAAGTCTTCATTCTTTCCTcacacatttattaaaaaaaaataatgttataactGTTTTCCTATGTTTATTATCTGTATGTAATCTTGATATTGATATAGGTATAAGTTACGCAGCTAGGCCAGGTTTTAGAGTATGACTATTTCACAGAAAACAACATACAACTACAGAAAACGCAAAATAAAAGAAGTCAATAAGAGAGATCACCTATAAGAGGCCGAAAGCATGACTAACATAATCATAAATAGCCTTATGCAACGTGTCTCTACACTTTGGACATATTAGAATGtgtcgattagggtatttctaacctatgttGCATTAATACTTCGAAACACggtaattaaagagtatgtcatgtcactagtgtcactttaaTACACGTTGTATAGTTAACTTACTATGCCTTTAAAGTTCCTGTGATAGACCAGATTATAACCCAATATGAGCGCTGAGATAGATTATATTTTTTCCCCACCTAACACTTCGCACCCAGCGAAGTACACTCATCTTTAGCACACGTATGATTTACCTTAAAAGCATACGACCTTAAGTGAATTTAAATTCGATGGAGTTTTTGACAACACTCCTAACGTGTTCAGATAATTGATTACTTTTGGCAAATTTGTGTAAGTAATTGATTATTCGAGAGGAAGAAATCTAAATAAAGATACTTCAAGGTACCTGGGAGTACAgtgtaaaattgacatttaatttgaaatcttaattaatttacatatttgGTTTCATAATTGGCAGAttcagtaagtaagtaaataataaatattcattattgcacttataattatacattttacatacaagtaaaactacaaattaatGAATGTTAAAGggaaatagaaccaggtaacaacaggcggtcttatagctaaaaagcgatattttccagacaacctttgagtaacaggaaatgtagaactcatacaaaagtaaatatagtgtaggtattaagtaaatCAAACATAGGATACCTTCAGGTAAAGTGCTAGTTCCAGACAAATCAATTGCCATGTGGAATAACTActgttttttattctttttatcaATGAACAACAACAGCTAAATGAACCTTAATCGTGCGAAATGTTTTGCAAACATCCTGATAAAGATTTCCTCAAGACATATTGTGTTCATTGCCCTTTTGGATTGTCTTGAATGGTGGTCATGAATTTTCTATTTGCGGTAAGTTAATAAACCTTCTTGAAATTTTTAATAGCAAAAATCAACAAATTATGTTTAGTAAGGGCCACCCCACATTAGCGTCTCCCAAGCATCGGCGTCTAGAGTCaggccaagataagttggcagtaattttgatagcccagcctgtttGCAcagtgtttgttaagtaaacatcataatttcatagatgttagacgtttaaaataacacttgcactgtctgggctatcaaaatcattgccaaATTATCTTGGTCTTACTTTAGTCAACTTTatagctgctgctcgacgcaacgttatGTTTTCCATActgctgactagacgccgacgctcaaaaaacGCTAGTGTGGAGTGGCCGCAAGGTGGGACTATTTTTGAAACTGTTAATTATGTGTAGTATTCAATAAAACGTCGAGCTCAGTTACCAGTCACAAAATATCGATTGTCTAatgctatcataaaaaaatatgacgatAAATTTACTATAAATACCCATTTCCAGATTGCCACCACCCTCCATTTCACCTTCATCGCCTCAAAGAAACTCGACATCTCCTCAGAAGAAAGTATAGAAAACATTCTTTTTTACAAAGACTTCAGGCCCAAAAAGAAAGAGCTAGCACCTTTGCCACCAGAACCATTAGTGTTGCCAGCACAAATAAAACAGCCAGAGTGCATACCTCGAATGTGCTGTTCCATGTCTTGTACGAACTCCTGCGGACAAAATGAAATAGGAATTGATAGCTTTCAGCGAAATCAACCTATGAATTTTATGAATCCTGGTAACTCAAATCCTTTTAGTTCTATGAATTCTATGGGTTCTATGAATTCTATGAATCCAATGAATTCTATGAATCCAATGAATTCTATGAATCCTTTTAATTCAATGGGCCCACCGAATTCAATGAACCCGATGCAAACTATGCCACCAATGCAACAGCAGAAGCAAATGCCACAATTTATGAAGCACCCGAAGAAGAAGAAGCATCCACCGATACCATTGCAAACAAGAAGGGACAGTGGCAACGCTAGAGAACATATCAAGAGCCTCATATCCCAAGATGAGGATATTAAGAAGATTCTGAAGGATTTGGTTAGGGTGACGATGAAAAAAGTGGACTTGCTGGAGATGATCAAAGCGAGGAGAGCTGCGGAGAGCGGGAACGATGGTTTGAATGTCGGCGATGAAGATGAGAAAGAATTGTGATTGGTAAATAAGTTTGTCACTAAACTTATTTGAGAATAGCCTATTGACCGGGAGTCTTTGTAATGCTTGTACTCAATAGATATTTTACATGAGTAAGTAGAAGCCAGTAAGCAtttgggtcatacacattttatagcaaactcgttcgcgtctttcttGTGTATATCGCAAatttaagggaatctaaagctaatATTACAGGTGGAAAAAAAACTTCAATACTTAAGAAAAACTGGGGATCTATGTACCAGtctttttcttttattgtattgtccgcagaagtgaccttttcctaaaatgtgtttgatcttttttgtagaaagtaGTATATATAGAAAATGCAGAAACACGTATTAATACATGTATAGAAAATGTCTAAATTGATTTCTTTCAAATACTCGTATCCTACATAGAATCAATTGTCATTTGCCTATTTTCTTAGCTAACGTCTTTCGCAGTCTGTACATTTTTTAAACctataaattacaaatttagGCAAGGTTTCTTAAGATTACTAGATAAGATGTAGTTTTCCTAACGCTCTTACTGGCCTATTTAATGATATACctaccctgtatatatataagcaatttaatgattataatgggaattttaattttattattatcattatacGATTCAGGTAACAAAAAGGTTTAAATCATTTTGCATAGGTacctttcataaaataattcaatactgccaattattatttattcccaAAACCCGCCCTTTATAAAGCGTTTATAAAATTAGACATTAACGTAACAATTTGAATAATTTACGTCAATAATTAGTATTTATATCCAGTACCTCCTGCCTTCCTGAAACTGAGCCGTAAAAACCAAACAAGAACTTTGGGTCGTGCACATAGAACCTATAATGTATACGCCATTGTGTCTCGTAAACGATTAAACGGAACGGAATTCCACAATTGTATTGTCCAAGTTGCCAACTTAACGGATGGAACGGAGCGAAAAAATTGCCAGTTGTGGAAACTTTGGCAACAATTATCATACATTTAATATGAAATAGCAATGGCGTAAATATTAACAATGAAATGTAAATCTTTTGGCAAATTGTGTTGGAGATTTTACATGCCTACGGGTATTTTGGTTTTATAGATGAATGAAGAATCGAGTTCAATGTTACAGATCTTTAAAGCTGTAATAATACGTCGACACAATTGAATGTGTAGATACATAATTATGCTTTTAATTGAACAATTGTCATGGACATGTATATAAAAACGtaagtttttttatagttgagttgggagcccatacatgaaattAGGTACGCAATTATATTTTGGTGTACGAAATCTTTGAATTAAGTccattacagtcgacaagtagaaaaactacttttatttagttttataatatggcaataaaagtaaaactacTTTTATTAATAAGCGTAAAATCTATTCTTATGTAAGattagttatttgtaaaaatgccTTTTATTAGAAACCTATTTGCTTACAcctttattattgcattgtcattggATCCAGAGGATTAGCTTACCAAGTTGATTTGGTCAGTGAAAGTGAATGAAAGTcgccttgtaattttttttagattcacTTTTCACTTTGTTACAAGTGACGTAAGACTTATTTAATAGTTTCGGCTACCATCTGTTGGAAGCCTA harbors:
- the LOC133515817 gene encoding uncharacterized protein LOC133515817, giving the protein MKCVRFDMLHFKIFLLFMIPLTVQSYNRRAPPEKKITKPFSMPDNINIDLANQLKVPNKAFCEKMALSDADFFMVMPWWYHYCEGLKEKEEKNTNQKVRFLRPYQKVLHEVQDYKRKQRIWNEVASILRPARL
- the LOC133516689 gene encoding uncharacterized protein LOC133516689; its protein translation is MVVMNFLFAIATTLHFTFIASKKLDISSEESIENILFYKDFRPKKKELAPLPPEPLVLPAQIKQPECIPRMCCSMSCTNSCGQNEIGIDSFQRNQPMNFMNPGNSNPFSSMNSMGSMNSMNPMNSMNPMNSMNPFNSMGPPNSMNPMQTMPPMQQQKQMPQFMKHPKKKKHPPIPLQTRRDSGNAREHIKSLISQDEDIKKILKDLVRVTMKKVDLLEMIKARRAAESGNDGLNVGDEDEKEL